The proteins below are encoded in one region of Clostridium estertheticum:
- the mobB gene encoding molybdopterin-guanine dinucleotide biosynthesis protein B: MKKEYKKSPIITFVANSGTGKTTILEKLIPLLKERGLIIAVIKHDAHRFEIDYPGKDSYRFAQSGADVVAISSAEKVAFIEKRRQELTIEEVIDRLPPVDLILTEGYKKSAYPKIEIHRRAVSSSTLLCRPEECLAVMTDEILDISIPCFSLDDIDLLAELIYEYTMNYIAEE, translated from the coding sequence ATGAAAAAAGAATACAAAAAGTCGCCTATAATTACCTTTGTCGCAAATTCCGGAACCGGAAAGACTACAATTCTCGAAAAATTGATTCCCCTTTTAAAAGAACGAGGATTGATTATTGCTGTAATTAAACACGATGCCCATCGGTTTGAGATCGATTATCCCGGCAAGGACAGCTATCGCTTTGCACAGTCCGGTGCTGATGTAGTGGCTATTTCCTCGGCTGAGAAGGTTGCGTTCATCGAAAAACGCCGTCAGGAATTGACAATTGAGGAAGTGATTGACCGTTTGCCTCCAGTGGATTTGATCTTAACCGAGGGATATAAGAAAAGTGCATATCCGAAAATCGAGATTCACCGCCGCGCAGTTAGCTCATCTACGCTTCTTTGCAGGCCAGAGGAGTGCTTAGCTGTTATGACTGACGAGATACTTGATATTTCAATTCCTTGCTTTTCTTTAGATGATATTGACTTACTCGCTGAACTGATTTACGAGTACACTATGAATTATATAGCTGAGGAATGA
- a CDS encoding MOSC domain-containing protein codes for MAKVLAVCISENKGEQKHEVKKVYLEKDHGIIGDAHAGNWHRQVSLLGRESVEQLQEKISFPLSNGAFAENILTEGILLYQIPVGTKLRIGQSMCQITQIGKECHNDCAIRKACGDCVMPREGIFAKVLEPGWVCPGDLLYIEE; via the coding sequence ATGGCAAAAGTTCTTGCGGTTTGTATCAGTGAAAATAAAGGTGAGCAAAAACATGAAGTAAAGAAGGTGTATCTTGAAAAAGATCACGGAATTATCGGCGATGCCCATGCTGGGAACTGGCACCGACAGGTCAGCCTGCTTGGCAGGGAAAGTGTCGAGCAATTGCAGGAGAAGATATCATTTCCTCTGTCAAATGGCGCTTTCGCCGAAAATATTCTGACGGAAGGCATCCTGCTTTATCAGATACCAGTTGGAACTAAGCTTCGGATAGGGCAGTCAATGTGTCAGATCACCCAAATTGGCAAGGAATGCCACAATGATTGCGCTATTCGCAAAGCTTGTGGGGACTGCGTCATGCCCCGAGAAGGCATTTTTGCTAAGGTTTTGGAGCCAGGCTGGGTTTGCCCTGGAGATTTGCTATACATTGAGGAATAG
- a CDS encoding molybdopterin-containing oxidoreductase family protein gives MGEWKRTNCNMCVQACGLEVQTENNMIVNVRPDPKSPRSQNYCCRKGRSIKNYQHHTDRLNYPLKRVGNEFVKISWEQALKEIGEKLNQTLNEYGPRAIGTVGCSLPAAQANYAMAETFRKLVGTQNQFTAIGAEFMGPWWSYGKILGGQFNFADPDEARNEVLILWGTNTYVTHQIARARTIVREFSEDPEKMLILVDPRLSETARMADMHVAPRLGSDALLIRAMIALILREGWQHQDYLDEHALDFDKIKPWFTNVDIEESCRICQIPYEEVKKLCRILTTRKWGLHMDLGISMGRHNTLSPYLLIVMMSVCGVLCVPGGCVVQEIMFDQGLGTDDHDQTVWRTLESNYAPVKGSFPVGCLPEEILSDNPKHLRSLVVAMSNPIRSYPDTNLMEKALNNLDLLVVMETCMSETARIADYILPETTAYEGYDFCAFQYSWPKTICHLKHPVLKPEGERLEGGEIWMRMADAMGLIPKIPESLYNAAKDAVATGDRIKYLKKLMLFVVRKKLSADVLPMIIAKTLGKAMGSVACSLTWAATITSPLAGTGQIERASHKPKNTHRIMQVIPKLKDICLLDAVFQEIMDHPEGIVFGIADNENFHRIAHSDGKIHLFNEDINEYIKRITPEKEDMALTTKVEFPLVLSSGRHTDAGVNNVMRNPRTNKYRNPCVIAMNPEDGAELGIKDGQKVRITTQSGSVEIETEFTYQTCKGYILVPHHFGLEFNGKKYGISANTLLPAKHMDEMTGDPIARYVPCRVEAILGGSES, from the coding sequence ATGGGAGAATGGAAAAGAACCAACTGTAACATGTGCGTACAGGCTTGCGGATTGGAAGTGCAAACCGAAAACAACATGATTGTGAATGTCAGACCGGATCCGAAAAGTCCTCGAAGCCAAAACTATTGTTGCAGAAAAGGTCGCTCTATCAAAAATTATCAGCATCATACTGACAGACTGAACTATCCACTCAAGCGCGTAGGTAATGAGTTCGTAAAAATATCCTGGGAACAGGCGCTTAAAGAAATTGGAGAGAAATTGAACCAGACACTTAATGAGTATGGTCCACGTGCTATCGGCACTGTGGGGTGTTCATTGCCTGCAGCTCAGGCGAACTACGCAATGGCAGAGACTTTTAGGAAATTGGTAGGAACCCAGAATCAGTTCACAGCGATAGGTGCTGAATTTATGGGACCATGGTGGAGTTACGGCAAGATACTCGGTGGCCAGTTCAATTTTGCTGACCCTGATGAAGCACGAAATGAGGTCCTTATACTGTGGGGAACAAACACTTATGTTACACATCAGATTGCACGGGCAAGGACTATCGTTCGCGAATTCTCTGAGGATCCCGAAAAGATGCTCATCTTAGTTGATCCCCGCCTTTCGGAGACAGCCAGAATGGCAGATATGCATGTTGCTCCGCGCCTTGGCTCGGACGCTTTGCTTATTCGTGCGATGATAGCTCTTATCCTTCGGGAGGGCTGGCAGCATCAGGACTACTTGGATGAACATGCTCTGGATTTCGACAAGATTAAGCCGTGGTTTACAAATGTTGATATAGAGGAATCTTGCCGCATATGTCAGATCCCGTATGAAGAGGTAAAAAAATTATGTAGAATTTTAACAACCCGTAAATGGGGACTGCATATGGATTTAGGTATATCAATGGGACGTCACAATACGCTGTCGCCTTACCTACTTATCGTTATGATGAGTGTCTGCGGAGTGCTCTGTGTTCCCGGTGGCTGCGTCGTGCAAGAAATAATGTTCGACCAAGGTCTTGGTACTGACGATCATGACCAAACGGTATGGAGAACATTAGAGTCGAATTATGCGCCAGTCAAAGGATCTTTTCCTGTGGGTTGCCTACCAGAGGAGATTTTGAGCGATAATCCGAAACATTTGCGTTCACTGGTTGTGGCGATGAGTAATCCAATACGTTCCTACCCAGATACAAACTTGATGGAAAAAGCTCTTAACAATCTTGATCTTTTAGTTGTTATGGAAACTTGCATGAGTGAAACAGCAAGGATTGCGGATTACATTCTGCCTGAGACTACCGCATATGAAGGCTATGATTTCTGCGCTTTCCAATATAGCTGGCCTAAGACTATCTGCCACTTAAAGCACCCGGTACTGAAACCAGAAGGAGAGCGCCTGGAGGGTGGCGAGATATGGATGAGAATGGCCGATGCCATGGGTCTTATCCCCAAAATTCCGGAGAGTCTCTACAATGCGGCAAAAGATGCTGTGGCTACCGGAGACCGCATAAAGTATTTAAAAAAGCTTATGTTGTTTGTTGTCAGGAAGAAATTGTCCGCCGATGTTCTGCCGATGATTATCGCTAAAACCCTGGGCAAAGCAATGGGATCCGTAGCCTGTTCTTTGACGTGGGCAGCCACGATAACTTCTCCCTTGGCTGGTACCGGCCAGATCGAGCGTGCAAGCCACAAACCAAAAAATACTCACAGGATAATGCAGGTAATACCAAAGCTTAAAGATATTTGCCTGTTGGATGCTGTTTTTCAAGAAATTATGGATCACCCTGAGGGGATAGTATTCGGTATTGCCGATAATGAAAACTTCCACAGAATTGCGCATTCCGACGGAAAGATACATTTGTTTAATGAAGATATTAATGAATATATTAAGAGAATTACACCTGAAAAGGAAGATATGGCACTTACGACCAAAGTAGAGTTCCCGCTTGTACTGAGCTCCGGCAGGCACACAGACGCTGGAGTCAACAACGTAATGAGAAACCCCAGAACAAATAAATATCGTAATCCCTGTGTAATTGCAATGAATCCCGAAGACGGAGCAGAGCTTGGTATAAAGGATGGCCAGAAGGTTAGGATAACAACTCAATCTGGTTCAGTAGAAATAGAAACGGAATTTACTTATCAGACATGTAAAGGCTATATTCTCGTTCCTCATCATTTTGGCTTAGAATTTAATGGAAAAAAATATGGCATTTCTGCAAACACCCTGCTACCTGCAAAGCATATGGATGAGATGACAGGGGACCCAATAGCACGGTATGTGCCGTGCCGAGTAGAAGCAATATTAGGAGGTAGCGAATCGTGA
- a CDS encoding NADH-ubiquinone oxidoreductase-F iron-sulfur binding region domain-containing protein → MNTKYKVTLSGDVVNKECFEVPTNTLLRDIIFGLGGGVVNGRKLKAVQVGGSSCSFLTPDQLNTPVDLESMRAIGGALGSAAVLVIDDRHNMVDILVGITHFFKHKSCGKCVACREGTLRVAQLTEKIADAKGTEKDMQQIRDLSEYMGKTCFCPLGQGATTAIISAMNLFPDDFSVSLSTQEV, encoded by the coding sequence GTGAATACAAAATATAAAGTAACATTGAGCGGCGATGTTGTCAATAAAGAATGCTTTGAAGTGCCGACGAACACCTTACTACGGGATATCATCTTTGGACTGGGCGGCGGTGTAGTAAACGGACGCAAGCTCAAAGCTGTTCAAGTCGGAGGAAGTTCGTGCAGTTTTTTAACGCCTGATCAGCTTAATACTCCTGTTGACCTCGAATCCATGAGAGCAATCGGCGGTGCACTTGGTTCAGCCGCGGTACTCGTCATCGACGACAGACATAATATGGTTGATATATTGGTGGGTATTACTCATTTTTTCAAACATAAATCCTGCGGTAAATGTGTTGCGTGCCGTGAAGGGACGCTCAGAGTGGCGCAGTTGACAGAAAAGATAGCTGACGCAAAAGGTACAGAGAAAGATATGCAACAAATCCGCGATCTGTCTGAGTATATGGGTAAGACATGCTTCTGCCCGCTGGGACAAGGAGCCACAACAGCAATAATCAGTGCAATGAATTTATTCCCAGATGATTTTAGTGTTAGCCTAAGCACTCAGGAGGTATGA
- a CDS encoding molybdopterin-binding protein, translating into MKKIAVEQSVGKILCHDITAVRDGFKGRAFARGHVIKQEDIPNLLDMGKKYIFIWEDQENEIHEDDAALRLASMAPVKGTFYSGPYEGKMTLTAAVKGQFRVNKTLLSKLNTIGDITITTLPDHFRVEPDMKLAGLRIVPLTTEKKQIEQAEVICAQSPIPLFTIKPYQKLKVGIIITGSEIFNGRIKDRFEPLIRKKLSYFEADILDIVICDDIPDMLQSIASTFIRKDVDLLIFTGGMSVDPDDITPTVMRATGAEVITHGVPIQPGNMFMLAYLGNTALIGVPSAAIQHSTTILDVVLPQLFTGERFYKADFVAMAEGGSCLGCEICHYPICTFGRY; encoded by the coding sequence ATGAAAAAAATTGCTGTTGAACAATCGGTGGGGAAAATATTATGCCATGACATTACTGCTGTGAGAGATGGGTTTAAAGGTCGTGCATTCGCCAGAGGTCATGTAATTAAGCAAGAGGACATTCCCAACCTTTTAGACATGGGGAAAAAATATATTTTTATTTGGGAGGATCAGGAGAACGAAATTCATGAGGATGATGCTGCGCTGAGACTCGCTTCTATGGCTCCGGTCAAAGGAACTTTTTATTCTGGACCATATGAAGGGAAAATGACCCTTACAGCGGCTGTCAAAGGGCAGTTTCGGGTAAACAAGACTCTGTTGAGTAAGCTCAATACGATCGGGGACATAACGATTACCACCCTGCCCGATCATTTTAGAGTTGAACCGGATATGAAGTTGGCTGGTCTGCGTATCGTACCACTCACTACTGAAAAGAAGCAGATTGAGCAGGCAGAGGTTATTTGTGCTCAAAGTCCGATTCCACTTTTTACTATAAAACCTTATCAAAAATTGAAGGTTGGAATTATCATCACCGGATCAGAGATTTTCAATGGTCGGATAAAAGATCGCTTTGAGCCACTTATTCGAAAAAAACTCAGTTATTTCGAAGCGGATATTTTGGATATTGTTATCTGTGATGATATTCCAGATATGCTTCAGTCTATAGCATCTACTTTTATTCGAAAAGACGTAGACCTTCTAATATTTACCGGAGGTATGTCAGTCGATCCGGATGATATTACGCCAACTGTTATGCGCGCAACTGGAGCAGAGGTCATCACGCATGGGGTTCCTATTCAGCCAGGCAATATGTTTATGCTGGCGTATCTTGGTAATACTGCCCTGATTGGAGTTCCAAGTGCTGCAATCCAACACTCCACAACAATTTTGGATGTGGTTTTACCACAACTTTTTACTGGAGAACGCTTTTATAAGGCAGATTTTGTGGCCATGGCTGAGGGAGGCTCTTGTCTTGGTTGCGAAATTTGTCACTATCCGATTTGTACTTTTGGGCGTTACTAA
- the moaA gene encoding GTP 3',8-cyclase MoaA, protein MKDRFSREITYLRISVTDLCNLRCVYCMPEEEVPKLRNSDLLSFEDIVEIVQMAAELGIQKVRITGGEPLTKPGIVNLCREIADVSGINEVSMTTNGILLPTMAMDLKKAGISRVNISLDTLNPQKYRNITRKGHFEEVINGIRAAEDAGMYPIKLNTVLIGGYNDDEIEDFVEITKTKDIEIRFIELMPIGEGANFHSEAFITAETILQRVPELEPMSHREGVVRLYRLPNGKGRVGLISPISQHFCSSCNRVRLTADGRLKPCLHSSQEIPLKGLRGKELRQAICQAILEKPLKHELLSPAFPSQAGRCMNEIGG, encoded by the coding sequence ATGAAAGATAGATTTAGCCGTGAAATTACATATCTACGCATTTCTGTTACCGATCTATGCAATTTGCGCTGCGTCTACTGTATGCCAGAAGAGGAAGTTCCGAAACTGAGGAACTCTGATCTTTTGAGTTTCGAAGACATTGTGGAGATTGTTCAGATGGCTGCGGAGCTTGGTATTCAAAAAGTTCGGATTACTGGTGGTGAGCCGTTAACCAAACCAGGCATCGTGAATTTGTGTAGGGAAATTGCTGATGTTTCAGGTATTAATGAGGTCAGCATGACAACAAATGGCATTCTTCTTCCTACAATGGCGATGGACTTGAAAAAGGCAGGAATTTCCCGGGTTAATATCAGCCTCGATACGCTTAACCCTCAAAAATATCGTAATATAACTCGCAAGGGCCATTTTGAGGAAGTAATTAATGGTATTCGTGCTGCAGAGGACGCTGGAATGTATCCAATTAAACTAAATACGGTTTTAATTGGAGGCTACAACGATGACGAAATTGAGGATTTTGTGGAAATTACCAAAACAAAAGATATTGAGATTCGCTTTATCGAACTGATGCCCATAGGAGAAGGTGCTAATTTCCACTCTGAAGCCTTTATTACTGCTGAAACCATTTTGCAGCGGGTTCCGGAGCTTGAACCTATGTCTCATCGCGAAGGGGTAGTACGCCTCTACCGTCTGCCGAATGGAAAAGGACGTGTAGGGTTAATCAGTCCCATAAGTCAACATTTTTGCAGCAGTTGTAACAGGGTACGGCTGACAGCAGATGGAAGATTGAAACCATGCCTGCATTCCTCACAGGAAATACCTCTGAAAGGACTTAGAGGAAAAGAATTGCGGCAGGCCATCTGCCAGGCGATTTTGGAAAAGCCATTGAAACACGAACTATTATCCCCTGCTTTCCCAAGTCAAGCAGGTCGTTGTATGAATGAGATTGGAGGATAA
- the glp gene encoding gephyrin-like molybdotransferase Glp: MKHNLDFEYGRDLLINLCTTLPTEEISISESVDRVLAEDIRAVTDVPPFDRSPYDGYAFFASDTTYASQDRPVTLRILEEVAAGSVPTQSVVEGTAIKILTGAPVPIGADAIVKYEDTNFSKDEVTLYGSVSVGSNIVPAGEDVKAGDLLAEKGTVIDPSLVGVLAAQGILTPLVYRQPMIGILSTGNELLNAEDAPSLGKIHDINRYALEAACLHAGALPVFLGCAKDIEEDIRFVIEKGLDSCDMIISTGGVCVGDYDRTPAALELLGAEIMVRDLFLKPGGACIYARKGGKMICCLSGNTASSMTNFYAVTIPLIRKLSGRSRTVSVTTYITLANDFPKRSPKTRLLRGKLELDSGQIRMRIPENQKNGVLHSMIGCNVLAVVPAGSQALAKGTVLKAYLID, translated from the coding sequence ATGAAACATAATTTAGATTTTGAGTATGGCCGAGATCTTTTAATCAATCTGTGCACCACTCTTCCTACCGAGGAGATTTCCATTTCTGAGTCGGTTGACCGGGTGCTAGCCGAGGATATTAGGGCTGTTACAGATGTTCCCCCTTTTGACCGTTCACCATATGATGGCTATGCTTTTTTTGCGTCAGATACTACTTATGCTTCCCAAGATAGGCCAGTAACTTTGCGTATTTTAGAAGAGGTTGCAGCTGGGAGCGTTCCTACGCAGTCGGTTGTGGAGGGGACGGCTATAAAAATCTTGACTGGCGCACCTGTACCGATAGGTGCTGATGCCATCGTGAAATATGAGGATACTAATTTTAGTAAAGACGAAGTAACTTTATATGGCTCAGTTTCAGTGGGGTCTAACATAGTGCCAGCTGGAGAAGATGTTAAGGCAGGAGATCTACTGGCTGAAAAGGGGACGGTTATTGATCCCTCCTTAGTGGGAGTACTAGCCGCACAGGGAATTTTAACGCCATTGGTTTATCGTCAACCAATGATTGGAATCCTTTCAACGGGCAACGAGCTATTAAACGCCGAAGATGCACCTTCTTTAGGTAAAATCCATGACATAAACCGCTATGCATTGGAGGCTGCGTGCCTGCATGCGGGAGCTTTACCTGTCTTTTTAGGATGCGCAAAGGATATAGAGGAAGACATTCGATTCGTAATAGAAAAGGGACTCGATTCCTGTGATATGATCATCAGTACCGGGGGTGTTTGTGTTGGAGACTATGACAGAACGCCAGCCGCTCTCGAACTTTTGGGAGCTGAAATTATGGTACGTGATTTGTTTCTAAAGCCTGGCGGTGCCTGCATTTATGCTCGCAAGGGTGGAAAGATGATTTGTTGTCTGTCTGGAAATACAGCATCTTCTATGACAAACTTTTATGCAGTTACCATACCTCTTATTCGTAAGCTTTCGGGTCGTTCACGTACTGTCTCTGTCACTACATATATCACACTTGCGAATGACTTTCCAAAAAGAAGTCCTAAAACTCGATTACTAAGAGGAAAATTGGAACTTGATAGTGGACAGATTAGGATGCGAATACCGGAGAACCAGAAAAATGGAGTTCTTCATTCTATGATTGGTTGTAATGTACTAGCTGTTGTACCTGCTGGTTCTCAAGCTTTGGCAAAGGGAACTGTCCTAAAAGCCTATTTAATAGATTAG
- a CDS encoding [Fe-Fe] hydrogenase large subunit C-terminal domain-containing protein, protein MEFVNVTINDKLLSVPKGITILAAAVSGGIRIPTLCTIKMLNPRANCGICVVEVEGGRTYKPACVTRVSEGMVVRTDTPALRKSRKTTLELLLSRHAVDCHHCLRIGSSKCEDLDPKFCEMCFFCDCVRDGFCELQTLAREYKVDALPYEMEPYKYEIDSSTGSIVRNPNKCIKCRRCSDICNSVQTVHALNVINRGSEIMVTTEGQKRHADSSCVQCGRCVQSCPTGALFFKEHIDALLYNTHNYDITTIAQISSGVLEELSTLFKFGSSELDIRIVAAGLRKIGVDYVLTDDFASAKAINAAASALADKIKRDKKSPIIITDSYAAAKFMKHNFADFSELLLNYASPQQEFGKYAKTVFAAEKQLVTKNIRTISIVSDNENAAEAVENGSVDFVVNARELYRIFLRTGVNPKRIHPSELDSFGSIENSYVQFGKLFAPVTWEVGNNTEKLDLYIGNTNVKAAVAKNLGQVRELLTEVKNGISPYNVVRINA, encoded by the coding sequence ATGGAATTTGTGAATGTAACAATCAATGACAAGCTGTTGTCAGTTCCCAAGGGAATCACCATTCTGGCTGCAGCGGTATCAGGTGGTATCAGAATTCCAACCCTCTGCACCATAAAAATGCTCAATCCCAGAGCGAACTGCGGTATATGCGTGGTCGAAGTTGAGGGTGGCAGAACCTACAAACCTGCCTGCGTTACGAGAGTGTCCGAAGGTATGGTAGTCAGGACTGATACTCCAGCACTCCGCAAGAGCAGAAAGACAACGCTCGAACTTCTTCTATCCCGTCATGCTGTAGATTGCCACCACTGCTTGAGAATTGGTAGCAGTAAATGCGAAGATTTGGATCCGAAGTTTTGCGAGATGTGCTTCTTCTGTGACTGTGTACGAGACGGATTCTGTGAGCTACAGACATTGGCACGTGAGTACAAGGTAGATGCCTTGCCATATGAGATGGAGCCATACAAGTATGAAATTGATAGTTCCACAGGCTCTATAGTACGTAACCCCAACAAATGTATCAAATGCAGACGCTGCTCAGATATCTGCAATTCAGTGCAGACAGTACATGCCTTGAACGTTATTAACCGTGGATCTGAAATTATGGTTACTACAGAAGGTCAAAAAAGACATGCTGACAGTTCATGCGTTCAGTGCGGAAGATGCGTGCAGTCATGCCCGACAGGTGCGTTGTTTTTTAAGGAACATATTGACGCACTTCTGTACAACACACACAATTATGACATTACTACGATTGCCCAGATTTCTTCAGGCGTTTTGGAAGAGCTTTCCACTTTATTTAAATTTGGCTCCTCTGAGCTGGATATTCGAATTGTAGCTGCAGGACTACGCAAAATTGGAGTCGACTATGTTTTAACAGATGATTTCGCTTCAGCGAAAGCTATAAATGCAGCCGCATCGGCACTGGCCGATAAAATTAAACGTGACAAGAAGAGCCCTATTATCATTACAGATAGCTATGCGGCGGCTAAGTTCATGAAGCATAATTTTGCCGATTTTTCAGAGCTTTTACTTAATTATGCATCACCTCAGCAAGAGTTCGGAAAATATGCGAAGACAGTTTTCGCGGCTGAAAAGCAGCTTGTAACTAAAAATATCCGCACGATCTCAATTGTTTCAGATAACGAAAACGCAGCAGAAGCAGTGGAAAACGGAAGTGTTGATTTCGTTGTCAACGCCAGAGAGCTATACCGTATATTCCTGAGAACAGGCGTTAATCCAAAGAGGATTCATCCGTCTGAGCTTGATAGTTTTGGATCGATTGAAAACTCTTATGTGCAGTTCGGAAAGCTGTTCGCCCCTGTTACCTGGGAAGTCGGCAACAATACCGAAAAATTAGATCTGTATATTGGTAACACCAACGTTAAAGCAGCAGTTGCAAAAAATCTTGGGCAGGTTCGTGAACTACTGACAGAAGTCAAAAACGGCATTTCACCTTACAATGTTGTCAGGATAAATGCCTAA
- a CDS encoding molybdenum cofactor guanylyltransferase yields MDTTKIAAAILAGGQSRRMGTDKRKLPLGGKTLQELAAEKLSLFSERYFSVADDIDQPLPGFVNILDQATECGPLSGMVSVMEKTEAEWVIFIPCDMPMVPQKLLEFILSYRSMENDALILTGNGRAFPVLSAFRRAAALPIMRKAIQEKRLTLFRLIEKELLPLYIPAERFPGFKPIMLQNINTPEDYNHILSASDLIWRQCTKFSNR; encoded by the coding sequence ATGGACACGACGAAAATTGCAGCCGCTATTCTTGCTGGAGGACAGAGTCGCCGCATGGGTACCGATAAAAGAAAGCTGCCTCTGGGAGGAAAGACCCTTCAAGAGCTGGCAGCGGAAAAACTTTCCCTTTTTTCTGAACGATATTTCTCGGTTGCTGATGATATTGACCAACCTCTACCAGGCTTTGTAAATATTCTGGATCAGGCAACCGAATGTGGGCCATTATCTGGAATGGTGTCTGTAATGGAAAAAACAGAGGCGGAGTGGGTAATTTTTATTCCATGCGACATGCCGATGGTGCCACAAAAGCTTTTAGAGTTTATTTTGAGCTATCGCAGTATGGAAAACGATGCTCTGATCCTGACTGGAAATGGAAGGGCTTTTCCTGTGTTATCGGCTTTCAGGCGTGCAGCAGCACTGCCTATCATGCGAAAGGCCATCCAAGAGAAGCGTCTTACACTTTTTCGATTGATAGAGAAAGAACTTCTGCCGCTATATATACCCGCAGAAAGGTTTCCAGGCTTTAAACCAATAATGCTTCAAAACATAAATACACCAGAGGACTACAATCATATTCTTTCAGCCTCAGACCTGATATGGCGCCAGTGTACAAAGTTCTCAAACAGGTAG
- a CDS encoding cyclic pyranopterin monophosphate synthase MoaC: MEKFSHFNMEGHARMVDFGDKADTHRTAVASGRVLMNPHTLEHGIEILRDYASEYASIHTSNQKNDKRS, from the coding sequence ATGGAAAAATTTTCACATTTTAATATGGAAGGACATGCTCGTATGGTTGATTTTGGAGACAAGGCAGACACCCATCGCACTGCTGTTGCGAGTGGGCGTGTTCTAATGAACCCGCATACACTTGAACACGGAATTGAGATTCTGCGGGATTACGCCTCAGAATATGCAAGTATACATACTTCCAACCAGAAAAACGATAAAAGGAGTTGA